Proteins from a genomic interval of Luteibacter pinisoli:
- a CDS encoding S41 family peptidase yields the protein MRQHPLRIALALALAGALALPAQAQQKKAPVKQPDAPAASSSTAAAVASKADDSVDLDDIRNFTRVYHIIQQAYVEKLDNKTIMKAAISGMLQNLDPHSEYLDKEGLDELDEDTTGKYGGLGIEVLQVDGSLRIISPIDDTPASRAGIKPGDTILKVDGMVVDQQNIDDAFKKLRGDPGSKVVLTILHEKSDKPIDMPLVRERINVTSVKVRQLDPGYVYIRLSQFQEDTSTDLDKKLGDYIKKNGAPRGAVLDLRSNPGGLLTTAVGVADTFLDSGTIVTTKGRLPDANLHFDAHPGDLLQGAPIVILADNGTASAAEIVAGALKDNHRALIMGRRTFGKGVVQTVLPLDQDSAVKITTARYYTPNGTSIQAEGIKPDIALADLAVNKSDTAPSLIGSEADLPNHLANEKADAGDKAASDDDGKLALEDYALSQALNVLKGLSLNRR from the coding sequence ATGCGCCAGCACCCCCTTCGCATCGCACTCGCACTGGCCCTGGCCGGCGCGCTGGCGCTCCCGGCACAGGCCCAGCAGAAGAAGGCACCGGTGAAGCAGCCCGATGCCCCCGCGGCGTCGAGCAGCACGGCCGCAGCCGTGGCGTCCAAGGCCGACGACAGCGTCGACCTGGACGACATCCGCAACTTCACGCGGGTGTACCACATCATCCAGCAGGCCTACGTCGAGAAGCTCGACAACAAGACCATCATGAAAGCGGCCATCTCCGGCATGCTGCAGAACCTGGACCCGCACAGCGAATACCTGGACAAGGAGGGCCTCGACGAGCTGGACGAGGACACCACCGGCAAGTACGGCGGCCTCGGTATCGAGGTGCTCCAGGTGGATGGCTCGCTGCGAATCATCTCGCCCATCGACGACACCCCCGCCTCGCGCGCGGGCATCAAGCCGGGCGACACCATCCTGAAGGTGGATGGCATGGTCGTGGACCAGCAGAACATCGACGACGCCTTCAAGAAGCTGCGCGGCGACCCGGGTTCCAAGGTGGTGCTCACCATCCTCCATGAGAAGTCCGACAAGCCGATCGACATGCCGCTGGTGCGCGAGCGCATCAACGTCACCTCCGTGAAGGTCCGCCAGCTGGATCCGGGCTATGTCTACATCCGCCTGAGCCAGTTCCAGGAAGACACGTCGACGGACCTGGACAAGAAGCTGGGCGACTACATCAAGAAGAACGGTGCCCCGCGCGGCGCCGTGCTCGACCTTCGCTCGAACCCGGGCGGCCTGCTGACCACCGCCGTCGGCGTGGCCGACACCTTCCTCGACTCCGGCACCATCGTGACGACCAAGGGCCGCCTGCCCGACGCCAACCTGCACTTCGACGCCCACCCGGGTGACCTGCTGCAGGGCGCGCCCATCGTCATCCTGGCCGACAACGGCACCGCGTCCGCCGCCGAGATCGTCGCCGGTGCGCTGAAGGACAACCACCGCGCCCTGATCATGGGCCGGCGCACCTTCGGCAAGGGCGTGGTGCAGACCGTGCTGCCGCTGGACCAGGACAGCGCGGTGAAGATCACCACGGCGCGCTATTACACGCCTAATGGCACCTCGATCCAGGCCGAAGGCATCAAGCCGGATATCGCACTAGCGGACCTGGCGGTGAACAAGAGCGACACCGCGCCCTCGCTGATCGGCTCGGAAGCCGACCTGCCGAACCACCTTGCCAACGAGAAGGCGGATGCCGGTGACAAGGCCGCCAGCGATGACGACGGCAAGCTCGCGCTCGAGGATTACGCGCTGTCCCAGGCACTGAACGTGCTGAAGGGCCTGTCGCTCAACCGGCGCTGA
- the tatC gene encoding twin-arginine translocase subunit TatC: protein MTARDPSAEDELEQGLFSHLIELRSRLMRAIVVLLAVLLALVPLANHLYAELARPLVEKMPNGAHLIATEVASPFVTPLKLAFYVALFISMPMILYQLWAFVSPGLYRHEKRLARPLLVAALVLFYAGCAFAYFVVMPAAFKFLNAVTPEGVAMMTDITHYLDFVSLMFFAFGLCFEVPVAVVILAAMGIVDAEKLSKGRGYAIVGAFAIAAFITPPDLLSMVMLAVPMCLLYEIGLLSVRFLLKPAERE, encoded by the coding sequence ATGACCGCACGTGATCCGTCGGCCGAAGACGAACTCGAGCAAGGCCTGTTTTCCCACCTGATTGAACTGCGCAGCCGCCTCATGCGGGCGATCGTGGTGCTGCTGGCCGTCTTGCTGGCACTGGTGCCGCTGGCCAACCACCTCTACGCGGAACTGGCCAGGCCGCTGGTGGAGAAGATGCCCAATGGCGCGCATCTCATCGCCACCGAGGTCGCCAGCCCGTTCGTCACGCCGCTGAAGCTCGCCTTCTACGTGGCGCTGTTCATCAGCATGCCGATGATCCTGTACCAGCTGTGGGCTTTCGTCAGCCCGGGCCTGTACCGGCACGAAAAGCGCCTCGCACGGCCGTTGCTGGTGGCTGCGCTGGTGCTGTTCTACGCGGGCTGTGCCTTCGCGTACTTCGTGGTGATGCCGGCGGCGTTCAAGTTCCTCAACGCGGTGACGCCCGAAGGCGTGGCCATGATGACGGACATCACGCACTACCTCGATTTCGTATCGCTGATGTTCTTTGCCTTCGGCCTGTGTTTCGAGGTGCCGGTGGCCGTCGTGATCCTCGCCGCCATGGGCATCGTGGACGCCGAGAAGCTCAGCAAGGGCCGTGGCTACGCCATCGTCGGCGCCTTTGCCATCGCCGCTTTCATCACCCCGCCGGACCTGCTGTCCATGGTGATGCTTGCGGTGCCGATGTGCCTGCTCTATGAAATAGGGCTTCTGTCCGTACGATTCCTGCTGAAACCCGCCGAACGGGAGTAG
- the tatB gene encoding Sec-independent protein translocase protein TatB, with protein MIEISFGKLLLLALVALIVLGPERLPHAARTAGALLRRVRNGWDSVRTEVEREIQAEEIKRTLRETADSARAAHENVQKDFRDAGTGVGDAFRDSSAQVRDAYTDAQSAHAGRREPDPERDMLPLNQGGDEPGRNEPHDRT; from the coding sequence ATGATCGAGATCAGCTTCGGAAAGCTGCTGCTGCTCGCCCTGGTGGCGCTGATCGTCCTCGGCCCCGAGCGCCTGCCGCACGCCGCCCGCACCGCGGGCGCGCTGTTGCGTCGCGTGCGCAACGGCTGGGACAGCGTCCGCACGGAAGTCGAACGCGAAATCCAGGCCGAGGAAATCAAGCGCACCCTGCGCGAGACCGCCGACAGCGCCCGCGCGGCCCACGAGAACGTCCAGAAGGATTTCCGTGACGCTGGCACCGGCGTGGGTGACGCCTTCCGCGACAGCAGCGCCCAGGTGCGCGATGCCTATACTGACGCCCAGTCCGCACATGCGGGCCGGCGCGAGCCTGACCCGGAGCGCGACATGCTCCCGCTGAACCAGGGCGGCGACGAGCCCGGCCGGAACGAACCGCATGACCGCACGTGA
- the tatA gene encoding Sec-independent protein translocase subunit TatA, with the protein MSITHIVLLLLVVVLIFGTKKLRNIGSDLGGAMRDFKKGMDGGEEEEQRRRDAEKLRAESTSTQENVRRDSTETHDRNP; encoded by the coding sequence ATGAGCATTACCCATATCGTCCTCCTGCTGCTCGTCGTCGTGCTGATCTTTGGCACGAAGAAGCTGCGCAACATCGGCTCGGATCTGGGTGGCGCCATGCGCGACTTCAAGAAGGGCATGGATGGCGGCGAAGAGGAAGAGCAGCGCCGTCGTGATGCCGAGAAGCTGCGCGCGGAAAGCACGTCCACGCAGGAAAACGTCCGGCGCGATAGCACCGAGACCCACGACCGCAACCCGTAA
- a CDS encoding lipid-binding SYLF domain-containing protein has translation MTSRLSLLALGLAALLPSLAAQAADPPRKQAREAVRVLDEMMNDAPDKSLPGDLLKNACAVAIIPGMVKGGFVFSGAKGEGVIAERKDCTGTWSNPNFISTAAAGVGFQAGIQSIDVILVFRTQRGVDQIIDGQFTMGASASAAAGPVGRSAMAATNGKMNAEIYTYSRAKGLFAGISLDGSRISIDDDSNEEIYGSGITARRIFEGGVTNVPSEVNAFRDKLEEYTQK, from the coding sequence ATGACCTCACGCCTTTCCCTGCTCGCCCTCGGCCTTGCCGCGTTGCTGCCTTCCCTGGCCGCCCAGGCAGCGGACCCGCCGCGCAAGCAGGCGCGCGAAGCCGTGAGGGTCCTCGACGAAATGATGAACGACGCCCCGGACAAATCCCTCCCGGGCGACCTGCTGAAGAATGCCTGCGCCGTCGCCATCATTCCCGGCATGGTCAAGGGCGGTTTCGTGTTCTCCGGCGCCAAGGGCGAGGGCGTCATCGCCGAGCGCAAGGACTGCACGGGCACCTGGTCCAATCCCAATTTCATCTCCACGGCCGCCGCGGGCGTGGGCTTCCAGGCTGGCATCCAGTCCATCGACGTGATCCTGGTGTTCCGCACCCAGCGCGGCGTGGACCAGATCATCGACGGCCAGTTCACCATGGGCGCCAGCGCCTCCGCGGCCGCCGGCCCGGTCGGCCGCTCGGCCATGGCGGCCACCAATGGCAAGATGAACGCCGAGATTTACACCTATTCGCGCGCCAAGGGCCTGTTCGCCGGCATCTCGCTGGATGGCTCCCGGATCAGCATCGATGACGACTCGAATGAGGAAATCTACGGCTCGGGCATCACCGCTCGCCGGATTTTTGAAGGCGGCGTCACGAATGTTCCAAGCGAGGTGAACGCATTCCGCGATAAACTCGAGGAGTACACTCAGAAGTGA
- the hemH gene encoding ferrochelatase, which yields MPGTPNYTGLNGHSHDLPAKAAVLLVNLGTPEAPTAAAVRPYLAEFLGDPRVIEYPRLLWKLILHGVILRIRPKRSAHAYQRIWTAEGSPLRTGSEALAAALGAELARRRPGPVTVALAMRYGKPSVAATVAKLQREGVRRLLVLPLYPQYSATSTGSVFDAVADTVKGLRWPPELRQVNDYHDHPAYIAALADSVRAHWAANGRGEKLLMSFHGIPERYVRSGDPYYCQCHATARLLREALGLSEEEALFSFQSRVGRERWLHPYTDETIRALGASGLKRIDVISPGFAVDCLETLEEIAMQNAEFFREAGGETLSYIPCLNSAPAHVAALADLVLTHSQGWPEFDPAYDAAAEAVKLAAARERARKAGAGA from the coding sequence ATGCCAGGTACCCCGAACTATACCGGCCTGAACGGGCATTCCCATGACCTTCCGGCCAAGGCAGCCGTGCTGCTGGTTAATCTTGGTACACCTGAGGCGCCCACCGCGGCCGCCGTCAGGCCTTACCTTGCTGAATTCCTTGGCGACCCACGGGTCATCGAGTACCCGCGGCTGCTCTGGAAGCTGATCCTCCACGGCGTGATCCTGAGGATTCGCCCAAAGCGCTCGGCCCACGCCTACCAGCGGATCTGGACGGCGGAGGGCTCGCCCCTGCGTACCGGCAGCGAGGCGCTGGCCGCCGCACTGGGCGCGGAACTGGCGCGCCGTCGGCCGGGCCCGGTCACCGTCGCCCTGGCGATGCGCTACGGCAAGCCTTCCGTGGCCGCCACGGTGGCGAAACTGCAGCGTGAAGGCGTGCGCCGCCTGCTGGTGCTGCCGCTCTATCCGCAGTACTCCGCCACCAGCACCGGCAGCGTCTTCGACGCCGTGGCCGACACGGTGAAAGGCCTGCGCTGGCCGCCGGAACTGCGCCAGGTCAACGATTACCACGACCACCCGGCCTACATCGCGGCGCTGGCCGACAGCGTCCGCGCCCACTGGGCGGCCAACGGCCGTGGCGAGAAGCTGCTGATGAGCTTCCATGGCATCCCCGAGCGCTACGTGCGCTCGGGCGATCCGTACTACTGCCAGTGCCATGCCACCGCGCGCCTGCTGCGCGAGGCGCTGGGGCTGTCCGAAGAGGAAGCGCTCTTCAGCTTCCAGTCCCGCGTGGGCCGCGAGCGCTGGCTGCATCCGTATACCGATGAGACCATCCGCGCCCTTGGTGCCAGCGGCCTCAAGCGGATCGACGTGATCAGCCCCGGCTTTGCCGTGGACTGCCTGGAAACACTGGAAGAGATCGCCATGCAGAATGCGGAGTTTTTCCGCGAGGCGGGCGGCGAGACGCTCAGCTACATCCCCTGCCTGAACAGCGCGCCGGCCCACGTGGCCGCGCTGGCCGACCTGGTGCTCACCCATAGCCAGGGCTGGCCCGAGTTCGACCCCGCCTACGATGCCGCCGCCGAGGCGGTGAAACTCGCCGCCGCCCGCGAACGCGCGCGCAAGGCAGGCGCCGGTGCGTGA